A DNA window from Paenarthrobacter aurescens TC1 contains the following coding sequences:
- a CDS encoding putative TraA-like conjugal transfer protein, whose translation MTVHKLSAGDGYTYLTRQVASADERRPAGQSLAEYYVARGNPPGVWTGRGAEQLGLAGTEVSEDQMRALFGAGRHPDGVHRLGAAYPSYATLAPYQQRVAERLAEWESLNGRPPSAAERNRIAAVEARRGRRAVAGFDLVFTPVKSASVLWALGGAEVRGAVEDAHHEAVLSSLGWLESHAAYTRVGRGGVAQIDATGLICAMFDHRESRAGDPDLHTHVAVANKVCGVDGKWRSLDARGLYALGVAASERYNTRFEDALARRLGVEFVERPSNRRDLRPVREIDGVPAELLRHFSQRRAAIEDRYAELRRNYRATHGREPDRATQIQLAQQATLETREAKGAARSLAEQVTDWTTQARQLIGARRLDRLASDCMGRERSAGAADVPDVDELASQIVGTIAEQRSTWTVWNVHAETERTLRRYWFATADERELVTRAVVDRATGSHHSIRITEPEFVREAPELIRASDGVSMFRAHGSDRYTTSEVMIAEDELIAAARSTDGPRVDPHSLQAGLAIHEARTGLVLDRGQRGLVEAFACSSARIVVGIGPAGAGKTTAMRAFAATWQADGGRVIPLATSSRAAHVLGAELEMRAENLHKFLFEHHRANDRESSDLADRWFQLGAGDVVLVDEAGMAGTLHLHQLLRIATEAGATVRLLGDPAQLAAVDAGGALNLLEEETGATYLTTLHRFTDPAEGDATLALRRGNPKAVTFYDDRDRIAAGSRDAMLEAAYDHWACDVRAGKRSVLIAATTGDVNALNARARLERALAGQIEADGVVLHDGNLAGVGDWVVTRTNARTLRYGRSRWVHNGDAWRVTGRHRDGSLTVRHLEHGSSVRLPRDYVADAVELGYACTAHRAQGATVDTAHALVTTEMTREGLYVASTRGRDSNRWYVASDEPVTLDCDHEPEPPRTTYEVLDAVLRRTGAELSATQTLRETTGEATRLRSLVGRYEHARDRAAMDALRLAVAELPEPEQTRILGDRGAPHLARVLADAVARGIDGPVLVRRALDLDSTDNTRSPALVLASRITDHPRTLGIPDRPADGSPNARPLPWLHAPSVGHPGWDPYLKMRAALIADRAAELGSLVDAYREQYDITTTNAGPLGEPPQPGTRREAAYRAALAELALTPPRPAPAPQSTPAPSPTRRPDHQQSHSLTR comes from the coding sequence ATGACCGTGCACAAGCTGTCTGCGGGAGACGGCTACACGTACCTGACCCGACAGGTGGCGTCGGCTGACGAGCGCCGGCCAGCTGGCCAGTCGCTGGCTGAGTACTACGTGGCTCGCGGCAACCCGCCGGGCGTGTGGACCGGCCGAGGCGCCGAGCAGCTCGGTCTGGCTGGCACCGAGGTGTCGGAGGACCAGATGCGGGCCCTGTTCGGCGCGGGTCGGCACCCAGACGGGGTGCACAGGCTCGGCGCCGCCTATCCCAGCTACGCCACGTTGGCGCCGTACCAGCAGCGGGTGGCGGAGCGGCTGGCGGAGTGGGAGTCCTTGAACGGCCGGCCACCGTCCGCGGCCGAGCGGAACCGGATCGCGGCGGTCGAGGCCCGACGCGGTCGTCGGGCGGTGGCCGGTTTCGACCTGGTGTTCACGCCGGTGAAGTCCGCCTCGGTGCTGTGGGCTCTGGGCGGAGCCGAGGTGCGTGGGGCTGTCGAGGACGCCCATCACGAGGCGGTGCTCTCCTCATTGGGCTGGCTGGAGTCCCACGCCGCCTACACCCGGGTGGGCCGCGGCGGTGTCGCGCAGATCGATGCGACCGGGTTGATCTGCGCGATGTTCGACCACCGCGAGTCCCGTGCCGGGGACCCGGACCTGCACACCCATGTTGCGGTGGCGAACAAGGTCTGCGGAGTCGACGGCAAGTGGCGCTCACTGGACGCCCGCGGGCTGTACGCGCTCGGTGTCGCAGCCTCGGAGCGGTACAACACCCGCTTCGAGGACGCCCTCGCCCGCCGCCTCGGGGTGGAGTTCGTCGAGCGGCCGTCGAATCGGCGGGACCTGCGCCCGGTCCGCGAGATCGACGGCGTGCCGGCTGAGCTGTTGCGGCACTTCTCCCAGCGGCGCGCGGCGATCGAGGACCGGTACGCCGAGCTGCGCCGCAATTACCGCGCCACCCACGGCCGCGAACCGGACCGGGCCACCCAGATCCAGCTGGCCCAGCAGGCCACCCTGGAGACCCGCGAGGCCAAGGGCGCCGCACGGAGCCTGGCAGAGCAGGTCACCGACTGGACCACCCAAGCGCGCCAGCTGATCGGCGCCCGCCGGCTCGACCGGCTGGCCTCCGATTGCATGGGACGCGAGCGGTCCGCGGGAGCAGCTGACGTACCAGACGTCGACGAGCTGGCGAGTCAGATCGTGGGCACGATCGCCGAGCAGCGCTCGACCTGGACGGTCTGGAACGTGCACGCCGAGACCGAGCGCACCTTGAGGCGGTACTGGTTCGCCACGGCCGACGAACGGGAGCTCGTGACGCGGGCGGTGGTGGACCGAGCGACAGGGTCGCATCACTCGATCCGGATCACCGAGCCGGAGTTCGTCCGTGAGGCACCCGAGCTGATCCGGGCCAGCGACGGCGTCAGCATGTTCCGGGCGCATGGTTCGGACCGGTACACCACCAGTGAGGTGATGATCGCCGAGGACGAGCTGATCGCCGCCGCACGATCCACCGACGGACCGCGCGTGGACCCGCACTCACTGCAAGCGGGGTTGGCGATCCACGAGGCCAGGACCGGTCTGGTGCTGGATCGGGGTCAGCGTGGGTTGGTCGAGGCGTTCGCGTGTTCGTCGGCGCGGATCGTGGTCGGGATCGGACCGGCGGGGGCCGGCAAGACCACGGCGATGCGTGCCTTCGCCGCGACCTGGCAGGCCGACGGCGGCAGGGTGATCCCGCTCGCGACCAGCTCCAGGGCCGCCCACGTCTTGGGCGCCGAGCTGGAGATGCGCGCGGAGAACCTGCACAAGTTCCTCTTCGAGCACCACCGGGCCAACGACCGTGAGTCCAGCGACCTCGCCGATCGGTGGTTCCAGCTCGGAGCGGGTGATGTGGTGCTGGTCGACGAGGCCGGCATGGCCGGGACCCTGCACCTGCACCAGTTGCTCCGCATCGCCACCGAGGCTGGGGCGACGGTTCGGCTGCTCGGTGACCCGGCCCAGCTCGCAGCGGTCGACGCCGGCGGAGCACTGAACCTGCTCGAGGAGGAGACCGGCGCCACCTACCTGACCACACTGCACCGGTTCACCGATCCCGCCGAGGGCGACGCCACCCTGGCACTGCGGCGCGGCAACCCGAAGGCGGTCACGTTCTACGACGACCGTGACCGGATCGCGGCCGGGTCCCGCGACGCGATGCTCGAGGCTGCGTACGACCACTGGGCCTGCGACGTCCGGGCTGGGAAGAGGTCGGTGCTGATCGCGGCCACGACCGGCGACGTCAACGCGCTGAACGCCCGCGCCCGCCTGGAGCGCGCCCTGGCGGGCCAGATCGAGGCCGACGGTGTGGTGCTGCACGACGGCAACCTGGCCGGGGTCGGCGACTGGGTGGTCACCCGGACCAACGCCCGCACCTTGCGGTACGGCCGCAGCCGCTGGGTCCACAACGGCGACGCCTGGCGGGTCACTGGCCGTCACCGTGATGGGTCGCTCACTGTCCGCCACCTCGAGCACGGCTCATCCGTGCGTCTTCCCCGGGACTACGTCGCTGACGCCGTCGAGCTGGGTTATGCCTGCACCGCGCACCGGGCCCAAGGTGCCACCGTCGACACCGCCCACGCACTGGTCACCACGGAGATGACGCGTGAAGGGCTCTACGTCGCCTCGACTCGCGGCCGCGACTCCAACCGGTGGTACGTCGCTAGCGACGAACCCGTCACCTTGGACTGCGACCACGAGCCCGAGCCACCACGCACGACCTACGAGGTCCTCGACGCGGTCTTGCGCCGGACCGGCGCCGAGCTCTCCGCAACCCAGACACTCCGCGAAACCACGGGGGAGGCGACCCGCCTGCGCAGCTTGGTCGGCCGCTACGAGCACGCCCGCGACCGCGCCGCCATGGACGCCCTCCGTCTCGCCGTCGCTGAGCTGCCGGAACCCGAACAGACCCGGATCCTGGGTGATAGGGGCGCCCCGCACCTGGCCCGGGTCCTCGCCGACGCCGTGGCCCGCGGCATTGACGGCCCGGTCCTGGTGCGACGAGCGCTCGACCTGGACTCGACCGACAACACCCGGTCACCGGCCCTGGTCCTGGCCTCGCGGATCACCGATCACCCGCGCACCCTTGGCATCCCGGATCGACCGGCCGACGGCTCGCCGAATGCCCGACCACTCCCCTGGTTGCACGCACCGAGCGTCGGGCACCCCGGTTGGGATCCGTACCTGAAGATGCGCGCCGCACTGATCGCAGACCGGGCCGCCGAGCTCGGATCCCTGGTCGACGCGTACCGCGAGCAGTACGACATCACGACCACGAACGCCGGCCCGCTGGGTGAGCCGCCTCAGCCCGGCACCCGACGCGAGGCCGCCTATCGCGCGGCCTTGGCCGAACTCGCCCTGACACCGCCACGACCGGCCCCGGCTCCGCAGAGCACGCCGGCCCCCTCACCGACTCGTCGACCAGACCACCAGCAGAGCCACTCGCTGACCCGGTAG
- a CDS encoding putative large ATP-binding protein (identified by similarity to GB:AAS20181.1), with product MRSVASSGSYQYLYERLGDKRFQQLCAALVLDRYPNVSVFPVGEKDGGRDMVSGTGENRTILQVKWSGNRAKKSASWLKSAVNGEAANIKRLVAEGCKQYVLMTNVEGSAAPGSGTRDQIEKVLDDLGKQYGIPMSCVWAADLDAWVTNSPWEIRATYLEMLAGSDLLLALLDAKSLEERERRERDILVTFVATHWDRDKRVKFRQVDLASDLLTDLFVDVTAHRARSPRNTTLPSIDIGGLAHHLLDPAAPPLALIEGVPGQGKSTIAQYVCQVHRAGFIGRDQLADRKESLPADEAAELRVAIRIDLADYAEWIGGHDPYASTDSAKKPRQRTKIGLERFLVAHFEHAAPGHELGVDDVRAILDRFPTQVFLDGLDEVASASLRETVVREIDEFTSRWAQARPGNMRIVVTTRPNASGLAEPAPDIFERLVLQPLSEATKKRYLRRWAAAQHIDGSDRRTLERVFGERTAAPHVAQLAANPMQLTILLHLIRTKGESLPTARTSLYRSYMDLFLERESTKSKTVLDNRPDLEEATSFIGWLMQALTEVDASSTRLPAQRIVREIRMYLAGVEKTNSPVQDLFDAMRDRVWVLTSKQSGTYEFDVQSIREFFAARFLYEFAEGDEQGYEPEAALVELLPRAYWANTARFLGGHFQRREVPSLAEAIEERFKDLTGARQLRTTVWSLLCDGIFTERTASQRRVAELFADDLSVRFLAPEVSEGGSLPELPADFGGRDLAGRLREAITRDVGYMDLFLERESTKSKTVLDNRPDLEEATSFIGWLMQALTEVDASSTRLPAQRIVREIRMYLAGVEKTNSPVQDLFDAMRDRVWVLTSKQSGTYEFDVQSIREFFAARFLYEFAEGDEQGYEPEAALVELLPRAYWANTARFLGGHFQRREVPSLAEAIEERFKDLTGARQLRTTVWSLLCDGIFTERTASQRRVAELFADDLSVRFLAPEVSEGGSLPELPADFGGRDLAGRLREAITRDVGSPLTRARATVAAAVGDPGDFNIWWSSEVGKSVGTDREAQWLAVGRPLASGQGLPRTTVEALRLDSAAAARGALESGVSPADGTHQAQRLLAWTLDGHCSDVAPKGTSEAADLLRVVAPHVLLAMASDQSAAGPLNLGGHHVPGVSQSHRTAALKRLAERHGSDLVQSSLRIKKGESGTTSRWVNTARALTDVYGRPTWLATEIAAVAAALPEAKVRTGGNRTKDAPCFGSDMDYGQWLPAIRVNRGRRGWWTEQLTCCTEPHAKATWVIGLLVAGDEAVISALLDTIAHSARDLPAEYLEALVASSSRIAASGIARAVTLTNIPDETDPVVRLLLAHYAKDPAPVLGEDPEVIRRIARFPVGGWPAARLAADLTASAPTAESLALVEEFGVGPTEPLAIHFDLPRDSAEHVLANPARYTTPWLAAADRSLYNGVYDRPLKTHADTNWGI from the coding sequence ATGAGATCCGTGGCAAGTTCGGGTTCGTACCAGTACCTCTATGAGCGTCTTGGCGACAAGCGCTTCCAGCAGTTGTGCGCAGCGCTAGTGCTTGACCGGTACCCGAACGTGTCGGTGTTTCCCGTCGGCGAGAAGGACGGTGGCCGGGACATGGTCTCGGGAACCGGCGAGAACAGGACAATCCTTCAGGTCAAGTGGTCCGGCAACCGGGCCAAGAAGTCGGCCTCGTGGTTGAAGTCGGCAGTGAACGGCGAGGCCGCGAACATCAAGCGCCTCGTGGCTGAGGGCTGCAAGCAGTACGTGCTGATGACGAACGTCGAAGGCAGCGCGGCTCCGGGGAGCGGTACACGGGACCAGATCGAGAAGGTTCTTGACGATTTGGGCAAGCAGTACGGCATCCCGATGTCGTGCGTGTGGGCGGCGGACCTAGACGCCTGGGTCACGAATTCGCCCTGGGAGATCAGGGCCACCTACTTGGAGATGCTGGCGGGCTCCGACCTGCTGCTCGCTCTGCTCGACGCCAAGTCGTTGGAAGAGCGCGAGAGGCGGGAACGCGACATCCTCGTCACTTTCGTCGCCACCCACTGGGACCGTGACAAGAGGGTGAAGTTCCGTCAGGTCGACCTCGCTTCCGACCTACTCACCGATCTGTTCGTCGACGTCACCGCGCACAGGGCCCGCAGTCCGCGGAACACGACTCTGCCCAGCATCGATATCGGCGGGCTGGCTCATCACCTCCTGGATCCAGCGGCACCGCCCCTTGCGCTAATCGAGGGAGTGCCGGGGCAGGGCAAGTCGACGATCGCTCAATACGTGTGCCAAGTGCACCGGGCCGGCTTCATCGGGCGCGACCAGCTCGCCGACCGCAAGGAGTCGCTGCCAGCCGATGAGGCGGCGGAGCTCCGGGTCGCCATCCGTATCGACCTTGCCGACTATGCCGAGTGGATCGGTGGCCATGATCCCTACGCGAGCACCGACAGCGCGAAGAAGCCAAGGCAGCGCACCAAGATCGGCCTGGAACGGTTTCTGGTTGCTCACTTCGAGCACGCGGCACCCGGGCATGAACTCGGCGTTGACGACGTCCGCGCGATCTTGGACAGGTTCCCCACTCAGGTCTTCCTCGACGGGCTCGATGAGGTCGCATCCGCGAGCCTGCGCGAAACGGTGGTCCGCGAGATCGACGAGTTCACGTCTAGGTGGGCTCAGGCACGGCCGGGGAACATGCGGATCGTCGTCACCACCCGTCCGAACGCATCCGGCCTGGCCGAACCTGCTCCGGACATCTTCGAACGACTGGTACTCCAGCCGCTCAGCGAGGCCACGAAGAAGAGGTACCTGCGCCGGTGGGCCGCGGCCCAGCACATCGATGGGTCGGACCGGCGCACCCTGGAGCGAGTCTTCGGCGAGCGTACGGCCGCCCCGCATGTCGCGCAGCTGGCCGCGAACCCGATGCAGCTGACGATCCTGCTGCACCTGATCCGGACCAAGGGCGAGTCCCTCCCCACCGCTCGCACGAGCCTCTACCGGTCATACATGGACCTGTTCCTGGAGCGAGAATCGACGAAGTCGAAGACGGTCCTGGACAACCGGCCAGATCTGGAGGAAGCCACCTCGTTTATCGGCTGGCTGATGCAGGCACTCACCGAGGTCGACGCCTCGTCCACCCGGTTACCCGCGCAGCGGATCGTCCGTGAGATCAGGATGTACCTCGCCGGCGTCGAGAAGACAAACTCACCGGTCCAGGATTTGTTCGACGCGATGCGGGACCGGGTGTGGGTCCTGACCAGCAAGCAGTCCGGCACCTATGAGTTCGACGTGCAGTCGATCCGCGAGTTCTTCGCGGCGCGGTTCCTTTACGAGTTCGCCGAGGGTGACGAGCAGGGCTACGAGCCCGAGGCCGCGCTTGTCGAGCTGCTTCCGCGCGCGTACTGGGCGAACACGGCCCGGTTCCTGGGCGGTCACTTTCAGCGCCGCGAGGTTCCGAGCCTCGCCGAGGCGATCGAGGAGCGATTTAAGGACCTCACAGGGGCGCGGCAGCTGCGGACGACCGTGTGGAGCCTGTTGTGCGACGGGATCTTCACGGAGCGGACGGCAAGCCAGCGGCGTGTGGCCGAGTTGTTCGCCGATGACTTGTCTGTTCGTTTCCTCGCCCCTGAAGTCAGCGAAGGCGGCAGCCTGCCGGAGCTCCCGGCTGACTTTGGAGGTCGTGACCTCGCGGGCCGCCTTCGGGAAGCGATCACGCGGGATGTTGGCTACATGGACCTGTTCCTGGAGCGAGAATCGACGAAGTCGAAGACGGTCCTGGACAACCGGCCAGATCTGGAGGAAGCCACCTCGTTTATCGGCTGGCTGATGCAGGCACTCACCGAGGTCGACGCCTCGTCCACCCGGTTACCCGCGCAGCGGATCGTCCGTGAGATCAGGATGTACCTCGCCGGCGTCGAGAAGACAAACTCACCGGTCCAGGATTTGTTCGACGCGATGCGGGACCGGGTGTGGGTCCTGACCAGCAAGCAGTCCGGCACCTATGAGTTCGACGTGCAGTCGATCCGCGAGTTCTTCGCGGCGCGGTTCCTTTACGAGTTCGCCGAGGGTGACGAGCAGGGCTACGAGCCCGAGGCCGCGCTTGTCGAGCTGCTTCCGCGCGCGTACTGGGCGAACACGGCCCGGTTCCTGGGCGGTCACTTTCAGCGCCGCGAGGTTCCGAGCCTCGCCGAGGCGATCGAGGAGCGATTTAAGGACCTCACAGGGGCGCGGCAGCTGCGGACGACCGTGTGGAGCCTGTTGTGCGACGGGATCTTCACGGAGCGGACGGCAAGCCAGCGGCGTGTGGCCGAGTTGTTCGCCGATGACTTGTCTGTTCGTTTCCTCGCCCCTGAAGTCAGCGAAGGCGGCAGCCTGCCGGAGCTCCCGGCTGACTTTGGAGGTCGTGACCTCGCGGGCCGCCTTCGGGAAGCGATCACGCGGGATGTTGGCTCCCCGTTGACCAGGGCTCGGGCGACGGTCGCAGCCGCGGTCGGAGATCCTGGCGACTTCAACATCTGGTGGTCATCCGAGGTGGGCAAGTCGGTCGGTACGGACCGGGAGGCCCAGTGGCTCGCGGTTGGTCGCCCGCTGGCTTCCGGACAGGGCCTTCCGCGGACCACAGTCGAGGCTCTGAGGCTGGACTCGGCCGCGGCTGCCCGCGGCGCGCTGGAGTCCGGCGTCTCGCCGGCCGACGGGACACACCAGGCCCAACGGCTGTTGGCGTGGACCTTGGACGGCCACTGCTCTGACGTGGCGCCGAAGGGTACGAGCGAGGCCGCGGACCTGCTGCGCGTCGTGGCACCCCACGTGCTGTTAGCAATGGCGAGCGACCAGTCGGCGGCCGGGCCGCTCAATCTCGGCGGGCATCACGTCCCCGGAGTGAGCCAGAGCCATCGGACTGCGGCGTTGAAGCGGCTCGCTGAGCGTCACGGCAGCGACCTCGTGCAGTCGTCACTGCGGATCAAGAAGGGTGAGTCCGGCACGACCAGCCGGTGGGTGAACACGGCCCGAGCGCTCACTGATGTCTACGGCCGTCCGACGTGGCTGGCCACCGAGATCGCAGCCGTGGCAGCGGCACTCCCCGAGGCCAAGGTCCGGACTGGAGGCAACCGCACGAAGGACGCGCCTTGCTTCGGAAGCGACATGGACTACGGCCAGTGGCTGCCCGCGATCCGGGTGAACCGGGGCAGGCGCGGCTGGTGGACGGAGCAGCTCACCTGCTGCACTGAGCCGCACGCCAAAGCGACATGGGTCATCGGCCTCCTTGTCGCGGGAGATGAAGCCGTGATTTCAGCGCTGTTGGACACGATCGCCCACTCCGCCAGAGACCTGCCAGCCGAGTACCTGGAGGCGTTAGTGGCGTCGAGCAGTCGAATCGCGGCGTCCGGGATCGCGCGGGCGGTCACGTTAACGAACATCCCCGACGAAACAGACCCCGTGGTCAGGCTCCTGCTCGCGCACTATGCGAAGGATCCCGCGCCGGTCCTCGGAGAGGACCCCGAGGTGATCCGGCGGATCGCTCGGTTCCCGGTCGGCGGCTGGCCCGCCGCCCGGCTTGCTGCCGACCTGACCGCGAGCGCGCCCACAGCGGAGAGCCTCGCCCTGGTCGAGGAGTTCGGCGTTGGCCCAACTGAGCCACTCGCCATCCATTTCGACCTTCCGAGGGACTCAGCCGAGCACGTCCTTGCCAATCCGGCCCGGTACACCACTCCATGGCTCGCTGCGGCGGACCGCTCCTTGTACAACGGTGTCTACGATCGGCCCTTGAAGACTCATGCCGACACCAATTGGGGTATTTGA
- a CDS encoding hypothetical protein (identified by Glimmer2; putative) — MSGRSAVRPRCAAGGRGWQRPASSAPNTSHTPPGGDSCSAGESAQHLRAKAVIVEAITRAGWTAQTEVPGDWVADVMATRGDVRVVFEVQWSRQDVAEYRRRQHRYLDSGIAAIAWFARHIDDLPRADRQLPVFGLDVDDAGEATVLVGIASIPLAEAVDRLLTRRLQHREYVANGQPALVVVGAGIMGCYRCHKEFGIWTARQTIVEGRCGRREIRDQRPRVFAQHRAEELPEVRAAGEQMAQELGVPPGRIFRRYTQAAGRHYMAFTCPHCNATCGDMFVAELFNRKNSARNAQIHIPATVVVRPHWCLAGDEGLCPIPPEAVLAEYARLYAADPEPAPARQLATDSGVSTIASVGTAAGIPLHQAVARMFGRH; from the coding sequence ATGTCCGGGCGAAGCGCCGTACGGCCACGATGCGCTGCGGGTGGAAGGGGCTGGCAAAGACCAGCAAGCTCGGCACCCAATACTTCGCACACGCCCCCGGGCGGCGATAGCTGCAGCGCCGGCGAGAGCGCACAGCACCTGCGCGCGAAGGCGGTCATTGTCGAGGCCATCACTCGAGCCGGTTGGACCGCCCAAACCGAGGTCCCAGGGGACTGGGTCGCGGACGTGATGGCGACCCGTGGGGACGTGCGCGTCGTGTTCGAGGTCCAGTGGTCCCGGCAGGACGTCGCTGAGTACCGACGTCGTCAGCATCGCTACCTTGATTCCGGCATTGCCGCGATCGCGTGGTTCGCCCGTCACATCGACGACCTGCCCAGGGCCGACAGGCAGCTGCCGGTGTTCGGGCTCGACGTCGATGACGCGGGCGAGGCCACGGTCCTGGTCGGCATCGCGAGCATCCCGCTCGCCGAAGCGGTCGACCGTCTGCTGACCCGTCGGCTGCAGCACCGCGAGTACGTCGCGAACGGGCAGCCGGCCCTGGTGGTCGTCGGTGCCGGGATCATGGGCTGCTACCGCTGCCACAAGGAGTTCGGCATCTGGACCGCACGCCAGACCATCGTCGAAGGGCGGTGCGGCCGCAGGGAGATCCGGGACCAGCGGCCCCGAGTGTTCGCACAGCACCGGGCCGAAGAGCTGCCCGAGGTACGCGCGGCGGGCGAGCAGATGGCGCAGGAGCTGGGCGTGCCTCCGGGCCGAATCTTCCGCCGCTACACCCAGGCCGCCGGCAGGCACTACATGGCGTTCACGTGCCCGCATTGCAACGCCACCTGCGGCGACATGTTTGTCGCCGAGTTGTTCAACAGGAAGAACTCTGCCCGCAATGCTCAGATACACATCCCCGCGACGGTGGTGGTCCGTCCGCACTGGTGTCTGGCTGGCGACGAGGGGCTCTGCCCGATCCCTCCGGAGGCGGTGCTCGCCGAGTACGCACGGCTGTACGCGGCCGACCCGGAGCCGGCTCCAGCCCGGCAGTTGGCCACCGATAGCGGCGTCTCCACCATCGCCTCCGTCGGCACTGCCGCGGGCATCCCGCTCCATCAAGCCGTGGCTCGCATGTTCGGCAGGCACTGA
- a CDS encoding hypothetical protein (identified by Glimmer2; putative), whose translation MRSGRRGRMASERAKGHPAAGIPPGRNRRRYRGSPRPRDLYKDGPDAIPVRHVAKVAAPEKPDPWTAHAREAAFRVTDFEVDAVRVEVLGSTEPRRKLLDIRLEYVGAIADARPWLSVVARGPRLLERLAAAPLPWDKVLAAPWRLPLRPAAEAGAPCVLVWRDPGTPIECGFLAVEIVRDALGVGDPARVRVRRDEADGPTIVERTRLAGVRAKRESRYKQVLASCSKCGRDLRDPVYAEVGIGPECIKSYPAEQVRLRRQINRTLGAGRPIHLNAKPGERWLSTVVRHWQLGAASA comes from the coding sequence GTGCGCTCTGGGAGGAGAGGTCGGATGGCGAGCGAGCGAGCCAAGGGGCACCCCGCCGCTGGCATCCCTCCAGGTCGGAACCGCCGGCGATACCGGGGCTCCCCACGGCCGCGCGACCTCTACAAGGACGGCCCCGACGCGATCCCCGTACGACACGTCGCCAAGGTCGCTGCCCCCGAGAAGCCTGATCCATGGACTGCGCACGCCCGCGAGGCGGCGTTCCGGGTGACCGACTTCGAGGTCGACGCGGTGCGGGTCGAGGTTCTCGGCAGCACCGAGCCGCGACGAAAGCTCCTCGATATCCGCCTCGAGTACGTCGGCGCGATCGCGGACGCTCGGCCCTGGCTCTCTGTCGTCGCCCGCGGGCCGCGGCTGCTGGAGCGTCTCGCGGCCGCGCCGCTGCCCTGGGACAAAGTGCTCGCGGCGCCGTGGAGGCTTCCGCTGCGACCGGCCGCCGAGGCGGGCGCCCCGTGCGTCCTGGTCTGGCGTGATCCTGGGACGCCGATCGAGTGCGGGTTTCTGGCCGTGGAGATCGTGCGCGACGCTCTCGGTGTCGGCGACCCGGCGCGGGTGCGCGTGCGGCGCGACGAGGCCGACGGCCCGACCATCGTCGAGCGCACTCGCCTGGCCGGCGTTCGAGCCAAGCGGGAGTCGCGATACAAGCAGGTCCTCGCGAGCTGCTCCAAGTGCGGGCGCGACCTGCGCGATCCCGTCTATGCCGAGGTGGGGATCGGGCCCGAGTGCATCAAGTCCTACCCGGCTGAGCAGGTCCGGCTGCGGCGCCAGATCAACCGGACGCTAGGCGCTGGTCGACCAATCCACCTCAATGCCAAGCCTGGGGAGCGGTGGCTCTCGACCGTCGTTCGGCACTGGCAACTGGGGGCCGCGAGCGCCTGA